The segment GGTCAACAGTTTTCCCATCATCACTCCTTAAAATCTCTGAATACGCACTTGGTCCTGCGACGCTAAGCATGACGCTAAGCATTAGGCGCCGGAGGATGAGGATGCTGAAAGCGCAAGCAGGCGAGCTCGAGCCGTGAAGCTAGCCGAAAAGCTCGTTCACCTCGATCACGTCGGTGGGCGTCAGGTACTCGGTATCCATCTGCGCGAGCTGGAGCCTGCCCGAGACGTCGTCGTTGACGCCGTGCCAGTAGGTGTAGTTGTCGATCACCCAGATGCCCGACTCGCGGGTGCCGTTGCCCGAGCCCTTGACGCCACCGAAGGGCATGTGGGCCTCGGCGCCGGTGGTCGAGTTGTTGATACTCGTCATGCCCGCCTGGATCTTGTCCTTGAAGAGGTAGGCCCACTCGCGGCTCATGGTGTAGATGGCGCTGCTCAGGCCGTAGTCGACGGCGTTGGCGGTGTGGACGGCCTCGTCGATGCCGTCCACCTTGACCAGGTTGATGGTCGGCCCGAAGATCTCCTCTTGGAATTGCTGCATGCCGGGGCGCACGCCCTCCCAGACCGTCGGCCAGCCGTAGTAGGCCTCACTCGGCTCGCCGACGAAGCCGTCGGGTTTGCTCTCCTCGCTGATGCGGCCGTCGCCGTAGAGCAGGGTGGCCCCTTCGAGCCGGCCCCAGTCGTAGTGCTCCAACCAGCGCTCATAAAAGCGCCCGTTGATGAAGGGTCCGTAGACCACGTCCTCGTGCTTGACCGGGTTACCGATCTTGAGCCTCTGGGCGCCCTCCAAGAACTTGTGCCTGAAGCTATCGTAGACGGGCTCGTCGATGATCAGGTTGCCCGCCGAGGTGCAGCGCTGGCCGCCGGTGCCAAACGACGCCCACAGCGCGCCCGCCACGGCGTTGTCTAAGTCGGCGTCGCGCATGACCACGAGCGGGTTCTTGCCGCCGAGCTCGAGCGTGGGATGCAAGAGGTTGCGCCCGGCAACTTCACCGATGAGGCGTCCTACCGCGGTCGAGCCGGTAAAGGCGAACTTGTCGAGTAAACCCTCGTCCATCATCTCGACGAGGAATTCCCCCGCCGCCTCCTTGCCGCCGCCGAAGACCAGGTTGACCACGCCGCTTGGCAGGCCCGCCTCCTGCATCAGCTTCATGAAGGCGTAGGCGACCGCCGGGGCGTCCTCGGAGGGCTTCCAGACGACGGTGTTGCCGGTGACCAGGGCCGGAATTATCTTCCAGCTCGGCACCGCGATGGGAAAGTTGCCGGCGGTGACGATGCCGACGACGCCCAGAGGACGGCGGTAGGTGTTGAGCTCCTTGTTGTGCATCTCGGACGGCACCGTCTGGCCGTAGAGCCTGCGCCCCTCGGACTGGAAAAAGTGGCAGGTGTCGATGGCCTCCTGGACGCTGCCACGCGCCTCCTTGAGGGTCTTGCCCATCTCGCGGGTGACCAGACGGCTGAGCGACTCCTTCTCGCGCTCGAGCGCCTTGCCGATCTTGCCGATGAGGTCGCCGCGGACGGGCGCCGGTGTGTCCCGCCAGGTGACGAAGGCCTGCCGCGCCACCAGACAGGCCTCGCGGACCTGCTCGCGGCTCGCCTCGGGAAAGCTGCCCAGAACGTCACCAAGGTTCGGCGAGCTGCGCGACTCGAAGCTCTTGTCGCTGCCTACCTCTTTGCCGCCGATGATGTGCGTGAATGTCTTTGCCATAACCCTCCTTGCCGGCCACGCTGGCCTTCCAGCCCGATGCTAACACGCCCCTCGAGCCTCGGCAGGCCTCACCAAACGCTTGACCGCGGCGAAGAGGAATATGCCAGGTTGAACCGCAGATAAGCCTGCCTCTTCTCGCGATCTTGTTCCCGGAGTTTTTGACGTACTGAAGGCAGTTTGAGGTAAAGGCAATGACGACAGAACCCGGCACCTGTGTGTGCCGGGTTTAGGCTTGAACGGGCGGGTTTAGCTGCTTTTGCTGTCTGCGAGTTGCTTGTTGATGCGTTTGGCGAGGCGCGACTTTCTGCGCGCGGCCGTGTTCTTGTGCAGGGTCGAGCCCTTGACGGACCCCTTTGCCGCCTTGTCGATCAAACTGACGGCCACGCGGGTGAACTTGGTGGCGTCGTCGTGATTGCCCGCTTCCGCCGCGGCCACCGCCTTCTTGCTGAAGGTGCGAATGGTCGATTTCCTGGCGCGGTTGACCGCTCTCACCTCTTGCGACTGGCGGTGGTATTTCATCGCTGATCTGTTTCTGGCCATAATCCTCCAAAGGCTCGTCGAGCCGACAACTTTGGCATTTTAGCACGGTTTCGGTCCTTGGCGCAACGGCGCGCGAAACCCGAAATGAAACCCGGGCCAGCAGGGGCTAAGAGGCTTGTAACGGCTGGGGTTGCAAGATAGGGGCCTACCAGGAGGATCATCATGAGCGACGACAGAGGCAGAGAAGACAGAGGCAGAGAAGATAGCCGCAGGGACGACTCCGAGGCAGGGGACAGCCAGATCGAGTTGCCGAGGGACCGTTCGGAAGAGGGCCGCGTCCCCACCGGCCCCGGCATCGACCCCGCCTGGGACCGGGGCGACAGTAGCGGTCCCGAGCGCGATCCCAACCTGGACAGGGGCGGTCCGGAGGGTGGGACGCCGACTCCCGACGCCTCGAGTGATCGCTGACTCCTTGCGCAGGGTCCTCTCCGCTCGCGGGGCCGGGAGGAACGGAGGCGGGAGGAACAGAACAGAGCCGTCGATGCTCGCATGTTTGCACCCTGCATGGTCGCAAAAGGTGACAAGGCACCAAGTCGGGCGCCGACAAAGCTGCTACAACAAATCTTGACCTGAGGTTCATGAAGCTACTCACCAGGCTCGAGAAAAGGAGACCATCATGTCTGTAATCAAAGTGATCGAAGTCTTGGCGCAATCGGACAAGAGTTGGGATGACGCCGCCCAAGTGGCCTTGCAACATGCCTCCAAGTCCGTTCGTAACATCCAGTCCATCTACGTCAAGGAGATGCAGGCCATCGTCGAAAACGACCGCATCACCCACTACAGGATCAACGCCAAGATCTCGTTCAAACTCGAAGAGTAGTCTGCGGGTCTCGAGGCGATCTCTTCCCACTCAACTTTCAAAGGCCTCCTCGAATGCAGGCTTGAACAACAGTGACAGCGCGCGCAGAACCCGCTACCCTTCAAAAGGGGCTCGACTGAGCTCCTTTTGTGATTTCTCAGGCGAATGTCAGCGGTGTTCTACCGTCATCGAACCACCAAAAGGTGGAGACCTATTGAGGCGGTGATCAACGGTGAAGCGCTTTCGCGACCGCAAGGACGCCGGAGCGAGGTTGGCGGAGAAGCTTGCACATTACGCGGGCCGCGAGGATGTTCTGGTCCTGGCCTTGCCGCGCGGCGGTGTGCCTGTCGCCTTCCAAGTAGTCAAGGTGCTCGGGGTGCCCCTGGACATTTTCGTGGTGCGCAAGCTCGGCACGCCGGGCCACGAGGAACTGGCGATGGGCGCGATCGCCACGGGAGGTGTGCGGGTCTTGAACGACGACATCGTGCGTAGCCTCAGGGTTCCCGAAGACGCCATCGACGCCGC is part of the Deinococcota bacterium genome and harbors:
- a CDS encoding aldehyde dehydrogenase family protein, with amino-acid sequence MAKTFTHIIGGKEVGSDKSFESRSSPNLGDVLGSFPEASREQVREACLVARQAFVTWRDTPAPVRGDLIGKIGKALEREKESLSRLVTREMGKTLKEARGSVQEAIDTCHFFQSEGRRLYGQTVPSEMHNKELNTYRRPLGVVGIVTAGNFPIAVPSWKIIPALVTGNTVVWKPSEDAPAVAYAFMKLMQEAGLPSGVVNLVFGGGKEAAGEFLVEMMDEGLLDKFAFTGSTAVGRLIGEVAGRNLLHPTLELGGKNPLVVMRDADLDNAVAGALWASFGTGGQRCTSAGNLIIDEPVYDSFRHKFLEGAQRLKIGNPVKHEDVVYGPFINGRFYERWLEHYDWGRLEGATLLYGDGRISEESKPDGFVGEPSEAYYGWPTVWEGVRPGMQQFQEEIFGPTINLVKVDGIDEAVHTANAVDYGLSSAIYTMSREWAYLFKDKIQAGMTSINNSTTGAEAHMPFGGVKGSGNGTRESGIWVIDNYTYWHGVNDDVSGRLQLAQMDTEYLTPTDVIEVNELFG
- the rpsT gene encoding 30S ribosomal protein S20 gives rise to the protein MMARNRSAMKYHRQSQEVRAVNRARKSTIRTFSKKAVAAAEAGNHDDATKFTRVAVSLIDKAAKGSVKGSTLHKNTAARRKSRLAKRINKQLADSKSS
- a CDS encoding dodecin family protein, encoding MSVIKVIEVLAQSDKSWDDAAQVALQHASKSVRNIQSIYVKEMQAIVENDRITHYRINAKISFKLEE